The following proteins are encoded in a genomic region of Longimicrobium sp.:
- a CDS encoding M1 family metallopeptidase — protein MRLPITAALAAAWLAPAAAGAQKHPAYFQQGVSYRIEARLDEPTSVLHGRARLHYTNHAPVALDTIYVHQHLNAFRPNSAWARREMQLGVDRFQALGPGDYAYERFTSVQIGGRAIRPVYPLSPDSTVAAIPLPTPLAPGASVDVDMDWDARLSTLPRRQGRAGRHYDFAQWYPRVAVYDRWGWEAHPLLPQGEFYGEFASYDVTLDVAADQVIGATGVNVVGDAGYTVTDFERRFYRRGGAFPLGLITGSEPPAGRKWVRFHAEDVHHFAWSADPAYRHDIVQRAVISDSDSTARGLPTIHVLYLPADTDWANNQAAHRTYDALTWLQRKLSPYPWPQLTNLHRIEGGGTEFPMMTMNGGAGEGLIVHETTHQWLHGILASNEWKEGWMDEGFTSFMTSWYMEEKNRGVPGAPDPWAGTMQALERIERADSTQPLALPSEAFSDPRMYNLMTYTKPSAVFRMLREHLGTPVFERVLHEYARRYQFKHVTGEDFRQVAQEVSGQDLGWFWDQWIRRTDRLDYSVANAATRRLGDGRWSTTVTVRRDGAAWMPVDVQVGEMTHRLASRERSQTVTFTTATKPASVVVDPRWILIDYNRANNTFPLP, from the coding sequence ATGAGACTTCCGATCACCGCCGCGCTCGCCGCGGCCTGGCTGGCGCCCGCGGCGGCCGGCGCGCAGAAGCACCCCGCGTACTTCCAGCAGGGCGTGAGCTACCGCATCGAGGCGCGGCTGGACGAGCCGACGTCGGTGCTGCACGGCCGCGCGCGGCTGCACTACACCAACCACGCGCCGGTCGCGCTCGACACGATCTACGTGCACCAGCACCTGAACGCCTTCCGCCCCAACAGCGCGTGGGCACGGCGGGAGATGCAGCTGGGCGTCGACCGGTTCCAGGCGCTGGGACCCGGCGACTACGCGTACGAGCGCTTCACCTCGGTCCAGATCGGCGGCCGGGCGATCCGTCCCGTCTACCCGCTGTCGCCGGACTCCACCGTCGCCGCCATCCCGCTTCCCACTCCCCTGGCGCCCGGCGCGTCGGTCGACGTGGACATGGACTGGGACGCGCGGCTCTCCACGCTGCCGCGGCGGCAGGGGCGCGCGGGGCGGCACTACGACTTCGCGCAGTGGTATCCCCGCGTGGCCGTCTACGACCGCTGGGGGTGGGAGGCGCATCCGCTGCTCCCGCAGGGCGAGTTCTACGGCGAGTTCGCCTCGTACGACGTGACGCTGGACGTGGCCGCCGACCAGGTGATCGGCGCCACCGGCGTGAACGTGGTGGGCGACGCGGGCTACACGGTGACGGACTTCGAGCGGCGCTTCTACCGCCGCGGCGGCGCCTTCCCGCTGGGGCTGATCACCGGCAGCGAGCCGCCCGCCGGCCGCAAGTGGGTGCGCTTCCACGCCGAGGACGTGCATCACTTCGCCTGGTCGGCCGATCCGGCATACCGCCACGACATCGTCCAGCGCGCGGTGATCAGCGACTCGGACTCCACCGCGCGCGGGCTGCCGACCATCCATGTCCTCTACCTTCCCGCCGACACCGACTGGGCCAACAACCAGGCCGCGCACCGCACCTACGACGCGCTCACCTGGCTGCAGCGCAAGCTCTCGCCGTACCCGTGGCCGCAGCTGACCAACCTGCACCGCATCGAGGGCGGCGGCACCGAGTTCCCCATGATGACGATGAACGGCGGCGCGGGAGAGGGATTGATCGTGCACGAGACCACGCACCAGTGGCTGCACGGGATCCTGGCGAGCAACGAGTGGAAGGAGGGATGGATGGACGAGGGGTTCACCTCGTTCATGACCAGCTGGTACATGGAGGAGAAGAACCGCGGCGTTCCCGGCGCCCCGGACCCGTGGGCGGGGACGATGCAGGCGCTGGAGCGCATCGAGCGCGCCGACTCCACGCAGCCCCTCGCGCTTCCCAGCGAGGCGTTCAGCGACCCGCGGATGTACAACCTGATGACGTACACCAAGCCGTCGGCCGTCTTCCGCATGCTGCGCGAGCACCTGGGCACGCCGGTATTCGAGCGCGTGCTGCACGAGTACGCGCGGCGCTACCAGTTCAAGCACGTGACCGGGGAAGACTTCCGGCAGGTGGCGCAGGAGGTGAGCGGGCAGGACCTGGGCTGGTTCTGGGACCAGTGGATCCGCCGCACCGACCGGCTGGACTACTCCGTCGCGAACGCCGCCACGCGCCGGCTGGGCGATGGGAGATGGAGCACGACGGTGACGGTCCGCCGCGACGGCGCGGCCTGGATGCCCGTGGACGTGCAGGTGGGCGAGATGACGCACCGCCTCGCCTCGCGCGAGCGCAGCCAGACGGTGACGTTCACGACCGCCACGAAGCCCGCCTCCGTCGTCGTCGACCCGCGCTGGATCCTGATCGACTACAA